Below is a genomic region from Methylobacterium sp. FF17.
TCGGCGGTCCAGGTCTCGTTGAAGCGGATGTTGAAGGTGGCCCGCGCCTCGGCCGGGATCACGTTGGTGGCCGTGTTGCCGACATCGAGGGTGGTGAATTCGAGGTTCGAGGCGTCGAAGTGCCGGGTGCCCGCATCGAGGGGCGCGGCGAGCAGCGCCGCGGCGAGGCGCAGGAGGCCGGGAATCGGGTTCTCGGCGAGATCCGGATAGGCGACGTGGCCCTGGCGCCCGTGCACGGTGAGGTGCCCGGTGAGCGATCCGCGCCGGCCGATCTTGATCATGTCGCCGAGCGAATCCGGGTTGGTCGGCTCGCCGAGCAGGCAATGGTCGAAGCGCTCGCCCCGCCCCTTCGCCCAGTCGAGGAGCTTGACCGTGCCGTTGATGGCCGGCCCCTCCTCGTCGCCGGTGATGAGGAAACCGATCGAGCCCGAAAAACCCGGGCCGGCGGCGTCGAGGTAGTCGAGGGCGGCGGCGAGCATGCAGGCGATGCCGCCCTTCATATCGACGGCACCCCGCCCGTACAGCACCCCGTCCTCCACGGTGCCGGCGAAGGGCCCGTGGCGCCAGCGGGCCGGATCGCCGGGGGGCACCACGTCGGTGTGGCCGGCGAACAGCAGGTAGGGCGCGCCCGAGCCGATGCGGGCGTAGAGGTTGTCGATGTCCGGAGTGCCAGGGCTGGAGAAGCGCGGGCGCTCGACGCTGAAGCCGGCCGCTTCGAGCACGCCGCCGAGCCATGCCAGCGCGCCGCCCTCCTCCGGGGTCACGGAGGGGCAGCGGATCAGCGCCTGCGCGAAGGCGAGCGGGGAGCGGTCGAGGGGCGCATGCGGCACGGACGGGACTTTCGCATGAGGTCGGGGTGCGGACGGCCATAAGCGCCGGCTCGCGGGGGCGCAATTCGCGGGCGGCCTTTCGGAGCGCCGCCGTCGGGGCTATCTGCGGGAGATGGCCCTCTCCTCGGACGAAATCGAACGCTACGCCCGCCACCTCGTCCTGCCGGAGGTCGGCGGGCCGGGACAGGCACGGCTCAAGGCGGCCCGCGTCCTCGTCATCGGCGCCGGCGGGCTCGGCGCCCCCCTGATCCAGTACCTCGCCGCCGCCGGGATCGGCACGATCGGCATCGTGGACGACGACGTGGTCTCGCTCTCGAACCTGCAGCGCCAGGTCATCCACGGCACGCCGGAGATCGGGCGCCTCAAGGTGGAGAGCGCGCGCGAGGCGGTGGACCGCCTCAACCCGCATGTCGGCGTCGAGACGCACCCGACCCGGCTGACGCCGGAGAACGCCGCCGGCCTGATCGGCGCCTACGACGTGGTCGCCGACGGCTCCGACAATTTCGCCACGCGCTACGCGGTCTCGGATGCCTGCTTCCACGCCCGGCGCCCGCTGGTGACGGCGGCCCTCGGGCGCTTCGACGGCTCGCTGACCACGCTGAAACCCTACGCCACCGATGCGCGGGGACGGCCGAACCCGACCTATCGCTGCCTGTTCCCGAACCCGCCGCCGCCCGGCAGCGTGGCGCCCTGCGCCGAGGCCGGGGTGCTCGGCGCGCTCGCGGGCATCATGGGCTCGCTCATGGCGCTGGAGGTGATCCGCACCGTCACGGAGTTCGGGGAGCCCCTGGTCGGACGCCTGCTCATGGTCGACACCCGCGCCATGCGGTTCGAGACCCTGGGCTACGGCTGGGACGAGGCGAACCCGCTGAACGGGACCGACGCGCCGGGCTGAGGGGCGTCACCGCCCCTCGCCTCCCCCTATTCCGCCGGGAGCGCGCTGAGGCGCGGACGCGGCTCCCGGCCCCGCGCCGTCTCGTCGAGGGCATCGGTGAACTGGAGCGCCGCGAGCTGGGCGTAGAGCGCGCCCTGCGCCAGCAGACTCTCGTGGGTGCCGCTCTCCACGATCCGCCCGCCGTCGAGGACGAGGATGCGGTCGGCCTTGCGGATGGTGGCGAGGCGGTGGGCGATCACCAGGGTCGTGCGGTCCCGCATCAGGGTGTCGAGGGCGGTCTGCACCGCGCGCTCGCTCTCGGCGTCGAGGGCGGAGGTCGCCTCGTCGAGGAGCAGGATCGGCGCGTTCTTGAGGAT
It encodes:
- the dapE gene encoding succinyl-diaminopimelate desuccinylase; this encodes MPHAPLDRSPLAFAQALIRCPSVTPEEGGALAWLGGVLEAAGFSVERPRFSSPGTPDIDNLYARIGSGAPYLLFAGHTDVVPPGDPARWRHGPFAGTVEDGVLYGRGAVDMKGGIACMLAAALDYLDAAGPGFSGSIGFLITGDEEGPAINGTVKLLDWAKGRGERFDHCLLGEPTNPDSLGDMIKIGRRGSLTGHLTVHGRQGHVAYPDLAENPIPGLLRLAAALLAAPLDAGTRHFDASNLEFTTLDVGNTATNVIPAEARATFNIRFNETWTAESLGAEIRARLDRAAGRGLRYTLDLLPSNSPAFLTEPDAFTELVAGAIATETGRRPLLSTTGGTSDARFIKEACPVIEFGLVGQTMHQTDECVAVADLNRLTAIYTRVLAAYFGASNPLGSVV
- a CDS encoding HesA/MoeB/ThiF family protein — its product is MALSSDEIERYARHLVLPEVGGPGQARLKAARVLVIGAGGLGAPLIQYLAAAGIGTIGIVDDDVVSLSNLQRQVIHGTPEIGRLKVESAREAVDRLNPHVGVETHPTRLTPENAAGLIGAYDVVADGSDNFATRYAVSDACFHARRPLVTAALGRFDGSLTTLKPYATDARGRPNPTYRCLFPNPPPPGSVAPCAEAGVLGALAGIMGSLMALEVIRTVTEFGEPLVGRLLMVDTRAMRFETLGYGWDEANPLNGTDAPG